The sequence GAGCGGAGATGAACAACGGATTGGCTTGGGTAATTATCGGTGGTTTGACATCATCATTATTCCTTACCTTAATTATTGTTCCTACGGTTTATTCACTATTCGATTCAATGTTGAGAAGAATGGGTAAACATGAAACAGTTGATTATGATGCTGAAATGAAAGCTGATTATGAAGAAAAAGAACTAAGTGAAGACGGATATACTCCGAAACACGTAGACTAATATAACAACCTTAATTAACCTGAAAGCGCATCAATAAATTGATGCGCTTTTTTTGTCATTGCGATGAGCAAAGCGAAGAAGCAATCTCAAAGATAAGCAGGATCTCTGTCATCCGGTAGGGATCTAGACACAAATCTTTTCTATACTATTCTTTAAATTCTAACAGGAGATGACAAAGTAAATGTTACTTTGCTGAGCGAAACGCTTTTTCGAACGAAAATATATTCAATTAATTAAAAAAACTTTAAGTCATTTGTGTTAAAAATTAAAATTTAAAGATCAATAAAAAAGGCTTCCAGAATAAACTGAAAGCCTTTGCTTATTTTTTTATATGGAAAAATTAATCTGCCATTACTTCACCAGACTTTCTAAAGATAAAATTTCCATAGATATGTCTTCTTGCAAAACGGCTTGGAGAATCAGCATTCACCATTTTGATATAGGTATTTCTTGGAACTCCAATGTATTCAAACATTTTCCCGTTCAAATGCTGAACTTTCAAAATCGATTTTTCAAGATAAAAATCCTGAATATTAGATTTCGTGATTGTTTCCGTATATTCTTCTTTATATTTTTCCTGAGTTTCTGAGTTGATGCTTACCAAAAAATGATAGGCTTCAATCACAGATTTGCTTTTTTCTTCTGCTGCCAGTTTCCCTTCTTCATCATTCA comes from Chryseobacterium sp. 3008163 and encodes:
- a CDS encoding KTSC domain-containing protein, translated to MKRIGEHRKLLGVDNTATLKDLKTIYRNVMKDTHPDKFVNDEEGKLAAEEKSKSVIEAYHFLVSINSETQEKYKEEYTETITKSNIQDFYLEKSILKVQHLNGKMFEYIGVPRNTYIKMVNADSPSRFARRHIYGNFIFRKSGEVMAD